In Bubalus bubalis isolate 160015118507 breed Murrah chromosome 20, NDDB_SH_1, whole genome shotgun sequence, the sequence GTGTCCCCGGGCCGCGGCAACCCTATGCACCGGCTCCTGAACCCTTTCCAGCCCAGCCCCAAGTCCCCGTTCCTGAGCACGCCGCCGCTGCCGCCCATGCCCCCCGGTGGCacgccgccgccgcagccgccggCCAAGAGCAAGTCGTGCGAGTTCTGCGGCAAGACCTTCAAGTTCCAGAGCAATCTCATCGTGCACCGGCGCAGccacacgggcgagaagccctacAAGTGCCAGCTGTGCGACCACGCGTGCTCGCAGGCGAGCAAGCTCAAGCGCCACATGAAGACGCACATGCACAAGGCCGGCTCGCTGGCCGGCCGTTCCGACGACGGGCTCTCGGCTGCCAGCTCCCCCGAGCCCGGCACCAGCGAGCTGACCGGCGAGGGCCTCAAGGCGGCCGACGGTGACTTCCGCCACCACGAGAGCGACCCTTCCCTGGGCCATGAGCCCGAGGAGGAGgacgaagaggaggaggaggaggaggaggagctgctgcTGGAGAACGAGAGCCGGCCCGAGTCGAGCTTCAGCATGGACTCGGAGCTGAGCCGCAACCGGGAGAACGGTGGTGGCGGCGGTGGCGGTGGGGTGGCCGGCGTGccgggcgcgggcggcggcgccGCGGCCAAGGCGCTGGCCGACGAGAAGGCGCTGGTGCTGGGCAAGGTCATGGAGAACGTGGGCTTGGGCGCGCTGCCGCCCTATGGCGACCTGCTGGCCGACAAGCAGAAGCGCGGCGCCTTCCTGAAGCGCGCGGCCGGCGGTGGGGGCGGCGGGGACCCAGGCGACGACGATGACGCTGGGGGCTGCGGCGACGCGGGCCCCGGGGGCGCAGTCAACGGGCGCGGCGGTGGCTTCGCGCAAGGCACCGAGCCTTTCCCGGGCCTCTTCCCGCGCAAGCCGGCACCGCTGCCCAGCCCCGGCCTCAACAGCGCGGCCAAGCGCATCAAGGTGGAGAAGGACCTAGAGCTGCCACCTGCCGCGCTCATCCCGTCGGAGAATGTGTACTCGCAGTGGCTGGTGGGCTACGCGGCGTCGCGGCACTTCATGAAGGACCCCTTCCTGGGCTTCACGGACGCGCGCCAGTCGCCCTTCGCCACGTCGTCCGAGCATTCGTCCGAGAACGGCAGCCTGCGCTTCTCCACGCCGCCCGGGGACCTGCTGGATGGCGGGTTGTCGGGCCGTAGCGGCACGGCCAGCGGGGGCAGCACGCCACATCTGGGCGGCCCGGGCCCCGGGCGGCCGAGCTCCAAGGAGGGGCGGCGCAGCGACACGTGCGAGTACTGCGGCAAGGTGTTCAAGAACTGCAGCAACCTGACGGTGCACCGGCGGAGCCACACCGGCGAGCGGCCTTACAAGTGCGAGCTGTGCAACTACGCGTGCGCGCAGAGCAGCAAGCTC encodes:
- the BCL11B gene encoding B-cell lymphoma/leukemia 11B isoform X4, which translates into the protein MSRRKQGNPQHLSQREIITQPEHVEAAILEEDEGLEIEEPGSLGLMVGGPDPDLLTCGQCQMNFPLGDILVFIEHKKKQCGGSLGACYDKGLDKGSPPPSSRSELRKVSEPVEIGIQVTPDEDDHLLSPTKGVCPKQENLAGKDEPSSYICTTCKQPFNSAWFLLQHAQNTHGFRIYLEPGPASSSLTPRLTIPPPLGPEAVAQSPLMNFLGDSNPFNLLRMTGPILRDHPGFGEGRLPGTPPLFSPPPRHHLDPHRLSAEEMGLVAQHPSAFDRVMRLNPMAIDSPAMDFSRRLRELAGNSSTPPPVSPGRGNPMHRLLNPFQPSPKSPFLSTPPLPPMPPGGTPPPQPPAKSKSCEFCGKTFKFQSNLIVHRRSHTGEKPYKCQLCDHACSQASKLKRHMKTHMHKAGSLAGRSDDGLSAASSPEPGTSELTGEGLKAADGDFRHHESDPSLGHEPEEEDEEEEEEEEELLLENESRPESSFSMDSELSRNRENGGGGGGGGVAGVPGAGGGAAAKALADEKALVLGKVMENVGLGALPPYGDLLADKQKRGAFLKRAAGGGGGGDPGDDDDAGGCGDAGPGGAVNGRGGGFAQGTEPFPGLFPRKPAPLPSPGLNSAAKRIKVEKDLELPPAALIPSENVYSQWLVGYAASRHFMKDPFLGFTDARQSPFATSSEHSSENGSLRFSTPPGDLLDGGLSGRSGTASGGSTPHLGGPGPGRPSSKEGRRSDTCEYCGKVFKNCSNLTVHRRSHTGERPYKCELCNYACAQSSKLTRHMKTHGQIGKEVYRCDICQMPFSVYSTLEKHMKKWHGEHLLTNDVKIEQAERS
- the BCL11B gene encoding B-cell lymphoma/leukemia 11B isoform X5; this encodes MSRRKQGNPQHLSQREIITRPCRPAQLPAMAPIAATSSHPHPSAITSPLRALGALPPCVPLPCCSALPGSGDGTQGEGQTEAPFGCQCQLSGKDEPSSYICTTCKQPFNSAWFLLQHAQNTHGFRIYLEPGPASSSLTPRLTIPPPLGPEAVAQSPLMNFLGDSNPFNLLRMTGPILRDHPGFGEGRLPGTPPLFSPPPRHHLDPHRLSAEEMGLVAQHPSAFDRVMRLNPMAIDSPAMDFSRRLRELAGNSSTPPPVSPGRGNPMHRLLNPFQPSPKSPFLSTPPLPPMPPGGTPPPQPPAKSKSCEFCGKTFKFQSNLIVHRRSHTGEKPYKCQLCDHACSQASKLKRHMKTHMHKAGSLAGRSDDGLSAASSPEPGTSELTGEGLKAADGDFRHHESDPSLGHEPEEEDEEEEEEEEELLLENESRPESSFSMDSELSRNRENGGGGGGGGVAGVPGAGGGAAAKALADEKALVLGKVMENVGLGALPPYGDLLADKQKRGAFLKRAAGGGGGGDPGDDDDAGGCGDAGPGGAVNGRGGGFAQGTEPFPGLFPRKPAPLPSPGLNSAAKRIKVEKDLELPPAALIPSENVYSQWLVGYAASRHFMKDPFLGFTDARQSPFATSSEHSSENGSLRFSTPPGDLLDGGLSGRSGTASGGSTPHLGGPGPGRPSSKEGRRSDTCEYCGKVFKNCSNLTVHRRSHTGERPYKCELCNYACAQSSKLTRHMKTHGQIGKEVYRCDICQMPFSVYSTLEKHMKKWHGEHLLTNDVKIEQAERS
- the BCL11B gene encoding B-cell lymphoma/leukemia 11B isoform X2: MSRRKQGNPQHLSQREIITQPEHVEAAILEEDEGLEIEEPGSLGLMVGGPDPDLLTCGQCQMNFPLGDILVFIEHKKKQCGGSLGACYDKGLDKGSPPPSSRSELRKVSEPVEIGIQVTPDEDDHLLSPTKGVCPKQENLAGPCRPAQLPAMAPIAATSSHPHPSAITSPLRALGALPPCVPLPCCSALPGSGDGTQGEGQTEAPFGCQCQLSGKDEPSSYICTTCKQPFNSAWFLLQHAQNTHGFRIYLEPGPASSSLTPRLTIPPPLGPEAVAQSPLMNFLGDSNPFNLLRMTGPILRDHPGFGEGRLPGTPPLFSPPPRHHLDPHRLSAEEMGLVAQHPSAFDRVMRLNPMAIDSPAMDFSRRLRELAGNSSTPPPVSPGRGNPMHRLLNPFQPSPKSPFLSTPPLPPMPPGGTPPPQPPAKSKSCEFCGKTFKFQSNLIVHRRSHTGEKPYKCQLCDHACSQASKLKRHMKTHMHKAGSLAGRSDDGLSAASSPEPGTSELTGEGLKAADGDFRHHESDPSLGHEPEEEDEEEEEEEEELLLENESRPESSFSMDSELSRNRENGGGGGGGGVAGVPGAGGGAAAKALADEKALVLGKVMENVGLGALPPYGDLLADKQKRGAFLKRAAGGGGGGDPGDDDDAGGCGDAGPGGAVNGRGGGFAQGTEPFPGLFPRKPAPLPSPGLNSAAKRIKVEKDLELPPAALIPSENVYSQWLVGYAASRHFMKDPFLGFTDARQSPFATSSEHSSENGSLRFSTPPGDLLDGGLSGRSGTASGGSTPHLGGPGPGRPSSKEGRRSDTCEYCGKVFKNCSNLTVHRRSHTGERPYKCELCNYACAQSSKLTRHMKTHGQIGKEVYRCDICQMPFSVYSTLEKHMKKWHGEHLLTNDVKIEQAERS
- the BCL11B gene encoding B-cell lymphoma/leukemia 11B isoform X3 yields the protein MSRRKQGNPQHLSQREIITPEPEHVEAAILEEDEGLEIEEPGSLGLMVGGPDPDLLTCGQCQMNFPLGDILVFIEHKKKQCGGSLGACYDKGLDKGSPPPSSRSELRKVSEPVEIGIQVTPDEDDHLLSPTKGVCPKQENLAGKDEPSSYICTTCKQPFNSAWFLLQHAQNTHGFRIYLEPGPASSSLTPRLTIPPPLGPEAVAQSPLMNFLGDSNPFNLLRMTGPILRDHPGFGEGRLPGTPPLFSPPPRHHLDPHRLSAEEMGLVAQHPSAFDRVMRLNPMAIDSPAMDFSRRLRELAGNSSTPPPVSPGRGNPMHRLLNPFQPSPKSPFLSTPPLPPMPPGGTPPPQPPAKSKSCEFCGKTFKFQSNLIVHRRSHTGEKPYKCQLCDHACSQASKLKRHMKTHMHKAGSLAGRSDDGLSAASSPEPGTSELTGEGLKAADGDFRHHESDPSLGHEPEEEDEEEEEEEEELLLENESRPESSFSMDSELSRNRENGGGGGGGGVAGVPGAGGGAAAKALADEKALVLGKVMENVGLGALPPYGDLLADKQKRGAFLKRAAGGGGGGDPGDDDDAGGCGDAGPGGAVNGRGGGFAQGTEPFPGLFPRKPAPLPSPGLNSAAKRIKVEKDLELPPAALIPSENVYSQWLVGYAASRHFMKDPFLGFTDARQSPFATSSEHSSENGSLRFSTPPGDLLDGGLSGRSGTASGGSTPHLGGPGPGRPSSKEGRRSDTCEYCGKVFKNCSNLTVHRRSHTGERPYKCELCNYACAQSSKLTRHMKTHGQIGKEVYRCDICQMPFSVYSTLEKHMKKWHGEHLLTNDVKIEQAERS
- the BCL11B gene encoding B-cell lymphoma/leukemia 11B isoform X1, which translates into the protein MSRRKQGNPQHLSQREIITPEPEHVEAAILEEDEGLEIEEPGSLGLMVGGPDPDLLTCGQCQMNFPLGDILVFIEHKKKQCGGSLGACYDKGLDKGSPPPSSRSELRKVSEPVEIGIQVTPDEDDHLLSPTKGVCPKQENLAGPCRPAQLPAMAPIAATSSHPHPSAITSPLRALGALPPCVPLPCCSALPGSGDGTQGEGQTEAPFGCQCQLSGKDEPSSYICTTCKQPFNSAWFLLQHAQNTHGFRIYLEPGPASSSLTPRLTIPPPLGPEAVAQSPLMNFLGDSNPFNLLRMTGPILRDHPGFGEGRLPGTPPLFSPPPRHHLDPHRLSAEEMGLVAQHPSAFDRVMRLNPMAIDSPAMDFSRRLRELAGNSSTPPPVSPGRGNPMHRLLNPFQPSPKSPFLSTPPLPPMPPGGTPPPQPPAKSKSCEFCGKTFKFQSNLIVHRRSHTGEKPYKCQLCDHACSQASKLKRHMKTHMHKAGSLAGRSDDGLSAASSPEPGTSELTGEGLKAADGDFRHHESDPSLGHEPEEEDEEEEEEEEELLLENESRPESSFSMDSELSRNRENGGGGGGGGVAGVPGAGGGAAAKALADEKALVLGKVMENVGLGALPPYGDLLADKQKRGAFLKRAAGGGGGGDPGDDDDAGGCGDAGPGGAVNGRGGGFAQGTEPFPGLFPRKPAPLPSPGLNSAAKRIKVEKDLELPPAALIPSENVYSQWLVGYAASRHFMKDPFLGFTDARQSPFATSSEHSSENGSLRFSTPPGDLLDGGLSGRSGTASGGSTPHLGGPGPGRPSSKEGRRSDTCEYCGKVFKNCSNLTVHRRSHTGERPYKCELCNYACAQSSKLTRHMKTHGQIGKEVYRCDICQMPFSVYSTLEKHMKKWHGEHLLTNDVKIEQAERS